In the genome of Segatella copri, one region contains:
- a CDS encoding S46 family peptidase, which yields MKKKATVLIASIMAFCGINTAHADEGMWTIYNLPNAVYEMMQREGFSMTYDQLYNGENALKNAVVNFSGYCSGVVVSPDGLVFTNHHCGFEAIRSHSTVEHDYMLNGFFAKSYAEELPNENMFVSFMVEQKDVTDKVMSLGYEKLDNKKRDELIDSLENEMTKEAKKNDSTLHITVQPFYEGNKWYATTYRDFTDLRLVFTVPKSMGKFGGDTDNWMWPRQTCDFSVFRIYADPKTNGPAAYSKDNVPYHPKRWAQVSLQGYKDGDYAMTMGYPGSTERYLSSYGIQTMRDAENAPRAQVRGVKQEVMQKHMRADEAVRIKYDSKYASSANYWKNALGMNKCIDSIGIVNLKREYETRLRAWQDTAKAANDLAHKVDFDKLAKLYKESADVKYAWTNFSESFTRRSNIEFSTRAIKLQTNMEVKGPEKNKKKQYHEFEDNSAEWDMALDKEVLATLLKNYKEHVDAKWLPKFYKTIDAEFGGDYAKYVDYLWEKSLIMKKGAKLYFNKKGYEKDPGVSFGMDLNDVFADFAAQMGSINDSIAEQEKYLCAAKLRMEEDMPHYSDANFTMRLSYGQVGGFDLGGKPSGYYTTAESLVEKMKQGDKVIDYYAEPIMHELLSEKDFGKYQDKTTGKMQLCFLTNNDITGGNSGSPMFNGKGELIGLAFDGNWDSLSSDINFDKRLARCIGVDIRYVLYLMDKWGHADRLLKEINAK from the coding sequence ATGAAGAAAAAAGCAACGGTCCTTATCGCCTCTATCATGGCGTTCTGCGGAATCAACACCGCTCACGCTGACGAGGGAATGTGGACGATTTACAACTTGCCTAACGCTGTGTATGAGATGATGCAGCGCGAAGGCTTCAGTATGACTTACGACCAGCTCTACAACGGCGAGAATGCCTTGAAGAATGCTGTGGTTAACTTCTCCGGCTATTGCTCGGGCGTAGTCGTTTCTCCAGACGGTCTGGTATTTACCAACCACCATTGCGGTTTCGAGGCTATCAGAAGCCACTCTACCGTGGAGCACGACTATATGCTCAATGGTTTCTTTGCTAAATCTTACGCAGAGGAATTGCCTAACGAGAATATGTTCGTCAGCTTTATGGTTGAACAGAAGGATGTAACCGATAAGGTGATGAGCCTCGGATACGAGAAACTCGACAACAAGAAGCGCGATGAACTCATCGATTCTCTGGAGAACGAGATGACTAAAGAGGCTAAGAAGAACGATTCTACCCTCCATATCACCGTTCAGCCTTTCTACGAGGGCAACAAGTGGTACGCTACTACCTATCGCGACTTCACCGACCTGCGTCTGGTTTTCACCGTACCAAAGTCTATGGGTAAGTTTGGTGGCGATACAGACAACTGGATGTGGCCTCGCCAGACCTGCGACTTCTCTGTATTCCGCATCTATGCCGACCCTAAGACCAATGGTCCTGCTGCCTACAGCAAGGACAATGTGCCTTATCATCCAAAGCGTTGGGCACAGGTTTCTCTCCAGGGTTACAAGGATGGCGACTATGCGATGACCATGGGTTACCCAGGCAGCACAGAGCGCTATCTTTCAAGCTACGGAATCCAGACCATGCGCGATGCTGAGAATGCGCCTCGTGCCCAGGTTCGTGGCGTAAAGCAGGAGGTAATGCAGAAGCACATGCGTGCCGACGAGGCAGTCCGCATCAAGTACGACAGCAAGTATGCCAGCTCTGCCAACTACTGGAAGAATGCCCTCGGTATGAACAAGTGTATCGACTCTATCGGCATCGTAAATCTGAAACGTGAGTACGAAACCCGTCTCCGTGCTTGGCAGGATACAGCCAAGGCAGCCAACGATCTTGCCCACAAGGTAGATTTCGACAAGCTCGCCAAGCTCTACAAGGAGAGCGCAGACGTGAAGTATGCCTGGACCAACTTCTCTGAATCTTTCACCAGAAGAAGCAACATTGAGTTCTCTACCCGTGCCATCAAGCTCCAGACCAACATGGAGGTGAAGGGTCCTGAGAAGAACAAGAAGAAGCAGTATCATGAGTTTGAAGATAACTCTGCAGAATGGGATATGGCGCTCGATAAGGAAGTGCTCGCTACCCTCTTGAAGAACTACAAGGAGCACGTAGATGCAAAATGGTTGCCTAAGTTCTACAAGACCATCGACGCTGAGTTTGGCGGCGACTACGCCAAGTATGTGGATTATCTCTGGGAGAAGTCGCTCATCATGAAGAAGGGCGCCAAGCTCTATTTCAACAAGAAAGGATATGAGAAGGATCCAGGCGTAAGCTTCGGTATGGATCTGAACGATGTATTTGCAGATTTCGCTGCTCAGATGGGCAGCATCAACGACAGCATCGCCGAGCAGGAGAAGTATCTCTGTGCTGCCAAACTCCGTATGGAGGAAGACATGCCTCACTACAGCGACGCCAACTTCACCATGCGATTGAGCTACGGTCAGGTAGGCGGTTTCGACCTCGGTGGCAAGCCATCTGGCTATTATACCACAGCCGAGAGCCTCGTTGAGAAGATGAAGCAGGGCGATAAGGTCATCGATTACTACGCTGAGCCTATCATGCACGAGCTTCTCTCTGAGAAGGATTTCGGCAAGTATCAGGATAAGACGACTGGCAAGATGCAGCTCTGCTTCCTCACCAACAACGATATTACCGGTGGTAACTCTGGTAGCCCTATGTTCAACGGCAAGGGTGAGTTGATTGGTCTTGCCTTCGATGGCAACTGGGACAGCCTCAGCTCTGACATCAACTTCGACAAGCGCCTGGCTCGCTGCATCGGTGTGGACATCCGCTACGTGCTCTACCTGATGGATAAGTGGGGACACGCAGACCGCCTCTTGAAGGAGATCAATGCGAAGTAA
- a CDS encoding substrate-binding domain-containing protein has translation MYTGDITNWQEVGGEDMLITPYVRNRNSGSQEKFETMVMDGLEIKKFPEWHMGTTMETPYFQIENDRSGIAFTPYYYYSVIVGYGSTKAIGIEGVSMIKENIYNDTYPYVTNIYASIRADIDKSSTAYKIFEFLTSDKGQSVVEESGYIPLHKSSTGISKQTNDGKIEVSYLHGNIAVKCDECLQKIQVFDLNGTKVFSKSVNDKFIKIHHHLSGVFVISLFFDNGSSYIKKIICSGK, from the coding sequence ATATATACAGGAGATATCACTAATTGGCAAGAGGTTGGTGGAGAAGATATGCTTATAACTCCTTATGTGCGTAATAGAAACTCTGGTAGTCAAGAAAAATTTGAAACAATGGTAATGGATGGGCTAGAAATCAAAAAGTTTCCAGAGTGGCATATGGGAACAACTATGGAAACTCCTTATTTCCAAATAGAAAATGACAGGAGTGGAATTGCGTTTACTCCATATTATTATTATAGCGTAATTGTTGGCTATGGAAGTACAAAGGCTATCGGTATAGAAGGGGTTAGCATGATTAAGGAGAATATATATAATGATACTTATCCATATGTAACTAATATTTATGCTTCTATTCGAGCCGATATAGACAAGAGCTCTACTGCTTATAAAATTTTTGAATTTCTGACTAGTGACAAAGGGCAATCAGTTGTAGAGGAAAGTGGTTACATCCCTCTTCATAAATCTTCTACAGGGATAAGTAAGCAAACAAATGACGGAAAAATAGAAGTTTCTTATTTGCATGGTAATATTGCAGTTAAGTGTGATGAATGTTTACAAAAGATACAAGTATTTGATTTGAATGGAACAAAGGTCTTTTCCAAAAGTGTAAATGATAAATTCATAAAAATTCATCACCATCTGAGTGGGGTATTTGTGATTTCATTATTTTTTGATAATGGATCTTCTTATATAAAAAAGATAATATGTAGTGGAAAGTAA
- a CDS encoding DEAD/DEAH box helicase: MKTFEELGVSEEIRRAIEELGFENPMPVQEEVIPYLLGNKNDVIALAQTGTGKTASYGIPVIQKTDASSKQTQAIILSPTRELCLQIADDLNSFAKYIDGLHIAAVYGGTDIGSQIRTLKHGVQIIVATPGRLLDLINRGVAQLEHVNNVVLDEADEMLNMGFSESINSIFENVPEDRNTLLFSATMSKDIEKIALNYLHDHKEIVVGSRNEGAEHVNHIYYLVNAKDKYLALKRVVDFYPRIFAIIFCRTKLETQDIADKLIKDGYNAEALHGDLSQQQRDLTMQKFRNHTVQFLVATDVAARGLDVDDLTHVINYGLPDDVASYTHRSGRTGRAGKKGTSISIIHTREKFKVRQIEKQIGKEFVDGVLPTPEEICKKQLFKTMDDIMKTDVDEDQIEPYMAEINRQFEYIDKEDIIKKMVTITFGKFLDYYKNAPEIIKPETGKGSRGGEGRGSRGEGRGKVSNGRRKHETEAGFKRLFINLGKADGFYPGEIMQYLNKHVKGRQEVGHIDLLSKFAYIEVPEEDAKRVMKALNGTEYKGRTVRCNDADEEGHGRAARGGRDSESRGGRSSERGGRGRRGSSDDSRDARGKGGRGSRGESRGGRKSRSQEDTGDWRQFFQNNDNVKFKGEEPNFEEEGWARRRPKKK, from the coding sequence TTGAAGACATTTGAAGAATTGGGCGTGAGCGAGGAGATTCGCCGTGCCATCGAAGAGCTTGGATTTGAGAATCCAATGCCAGTTCAGGAAGAAGTTATCCCATATTTGCTTGGTAATAAGAACGACGTGATTGCGTTGGCGCAGACCGGTACGGGTAAGACTGCATCTTACGGTATTCCGGTTATCCAGAAAACTGATGCCAGCAGCAAGCAGACACAGGCTATCATCCTCAGTCCTACACGTGAGCTCTGCCTCCAGATAGCTGACGATTTGAACAGTTTTGCCAAGTACATCGACGGTTTGCATATTGCCGCAGTTTATGGCGGTACCGACATCGGAAGCCAGATTCGCACCCTGAAGCATGGTGTGCAGATTATCGTGGCTACCCCTGGCCGTCTGCTCGATTTGATTAATCGTGGCGTGGCTCAGTTGGAGCACGTGAACAATGTGGTGCTTGATGAGGCTGACGAGATGCTGAACATGGGCTTCTCTGAGAGCATCAATTCCATCTTTGAGAACGTACCTGAGGATAGAAACACCCTGCTCTTCTCGGCTACCATGAGCAAGGACATCGAGAAGATTGCCCTCAACTACCTGCACGACCACAAGGAAATCGTAGTGGGTTCGCGCAACGAGGGTGCTGAGCATGTAAACCACATCTACTATCTGGTAAATGCCAAGGACAAGTATCTCGCCCTGAAGCGCGTGGTGGATTTCTATCCACGCATCTTTGCGATTATCTTCTGCCGCACCAAGCTGGAGACTCAGGATATTGCAGATAAGCTGATTAAGGATGGTTATAATGCTGAGGCGCTGCACGGCGACTTGAGTCAGCAGCAGCGTGACCTCACCATGCAGAAGTTCCGCAACCATACCGTTCAGTTCCTGGTGGCTACCGATGTGGCTGCTCGTGGTCTAGACGTAGATGATCTGACTCACGTTATCAACTATGGTTTGCCTGATGATGTGGCAAGTTACACCCATCGAAGCGGCCGTACCGGTCGTGCCGGAAAGAAGGGAACATCCATCTCTATCATCCATACCAGAGAGAAGTTCAAGGTTCGCCAGATAGAGAAGCAGATTGGCAAGGAGTTCGTGGACGGCGTATTGCCTACCCCAGAGGAAATCTGCAAGAAGCAGCTCTTCAAGACCATGGACGACATCATGAAGACCGATGTGGATGAGGATCAGATTGAACCATACATGGCTGAAATCAACCGCCAGTTTGAGTACATCGACAAGGAGGACATCATCAAGAAGATGGTAACCATCACCTTCGGTAAGTTCCTCGATTACTATAAGAACGCTCCTGAGATTATCAAGCCAGAAACCGGCAAGGGTTCCCGTGGCGGTGAGGGTCGTGGAAGCCGTGGCGAGGGTCGTGGCAAGGTTTCCAATGGTCGCAGAAAGCATGAGACAGAGGCTGGTTTCAAGCGCCTGTTCATCAACCTGGGTAAGGCTGATGGTTTCTATCCGGGCGAAATCATGCAGTATCTGAACAAGCACGTGAAGGGTCGTCAGGAGGTGGGTCACATCGACCTGCTGAGTAAGTTTGCCTACATCGAGGTGCCTGAGGAGGATGCTAAGCGCGTGATGAAGGCATTGAACGGTACTGAGTACAAGGGTAGAACCGTGAGATGTAACGATGCTGATGAGGAAGGTCATGGCAGAGCAGCCCGCGGCGGACGCGATTCTGAGAGCCGTGGCGGCCGTTCTTCTGAAAGAGGAGGTCGTGGCCGCAGAGGTTCTTCTGATGATTCTCGTGATGCTCGTGGAAAGGGAGGACGTGGAAGCCGTGGCGAATCTCGTGGCGGAAGAAAATCACGCAGCCAGGAGGATACAGGCGATTGGCGCCAGTTCTTCCAGAACAACGACAACGTGAAGTTTAAGGGCGAGGAGCCAAACTTCGAGGAAGAAGGTTGGGCTCGCCGTAGACCTAAGAAGAAGTAA
- a CDS encoding beta-glycosidase: MKKSILIACLGLVSLGLQAQSISLAGEWNVELGKSGSAFAKGKRASQGEVKRAILPGTIDTNHLGFAPKDTMETTHLTRLYAYKGAARYSRTINIPKDWKKKPVELFLERTRPTWVYVDGELVDSCNFISTPQRYLLPKKVKPGKHLLEIVVDNGRGVPDQVYGSSHAYTEDTQTNWNGIIGRIELQLASSVESKSAETLTGAVPSRSVVSPSALQMPDFAKDFHIKGAHFYANGHRIFLRGKHDAAVWLLTGHVEMSVEGWMKYLGTCKEYGINHVRFHSWCPPEAAFVAADSLGIYLQPELPFWGSFDKKDERLMAFLHQEGENILREYGHHPSFRMMALGNELWGDIDKMKEFVDDFRKIAPDKYYTFGSNYYLGYQGIKEGMDYFTTCRIGGEGWGKYNTHTRGSFSFADAYDGGMINHFHPNSTMNFDEACDKAGIPIISHETGQFQTYPDYREMKKYTGVLHPYNLEVFRRRLAAAGMLSQADDFHKASGLWSVKLYKADIEMDLRTRNMAGFQLLDIQDYPGQGSAFVGILDAFMESKGITTPEEWRQWCSPVVPLLEMKKFCFEDGEKIQAKVKVANYGGSSLKGKKLKWHLAAENGLFCMDDGTFSTKDGEVRKNMGDLMAEDEGVLNIFSYDEGLVDVGELNGVFHVQKPTKLLLTLNIEGTEARNSYELWVYPKKTLEKKGVIIAKDLNQEVVKVLENGGKVLWMPTASSHFVAADDTLSQADNATPYTVGGLFQTDYWNYRMFKTICENNKKKVSPGTLGILTNPEHPIFKGFPTEMHTNWQWFPVIKESHPLVLDNFAKDYRPIVQVIDNIERNHKLGLVMEWKVGAGKLLVCMSDLEKAAKYPEGKAFYQSVIDYMRSADFNPSAEITVDELKKKLAEKPRQVSLKELNNISQY, encoded by the coding sequence ATGAAGAAATCTATTCTTATCGCTTGTCTGGGACTGGTAAGTCTGGGCTTGCAAGCACAGAGCATTTCGCTCGCTGGTGAATGGAATGTAGAGTTGGGAAAGAGCGGTAGTGCTTTTGCCAAGGGTAAGCGTGCCTCGCAAGGTGAGGTGAAGCGTGCCATCCTCCCAGGCACCATCGACACGAACCATCTGGGATTCGCTCCGAAAGATACGATGGAAACAACGCATCTTACGAGGCTCTATGCCTATAAAGGAGCTGCTAGATATTCCAGAACCATCAATATCCCGAAGGATTGGAAGAAGAAGCCGGTAGAACTCTTCCTGGAGCGTACTCGACCGACATGGGTGTATGTGGATGGAGAACTGGTGGATTCCTGCAACTTCATCTCTACTCCCCAGCGCTATCTTCTGCCAAAGAAGGTGAAGCCGGGCAAGCATCTCCTGGAAATCGTGGTGGATAATGGAAGAGGTGTGCCGGATCAGGTTTACGGCTCCAGTCATGCTTATACAGAAGATACGCAGACCAACTGGAATGGAATTATCGGAAGGATAGAACTCCAGCTAGCCAGCTCAGTAGAGAGCAAATCTGCAGAAACTCTAACAGGAGCAGTCCCTAGCCGTTCTGTAGTTTCTCCTTCAGCCCTTCAGATGCCTGATTTCGCCAAGGATTTTCATATCAAGGGCGCTCACTTCTACGCCAATGGCCATAGGATATTTCTCCGTGGCAAGCACGATGCAGCTGTATGGCTGCTGACGGGACATGTGGAAATGAGCGTGGAAGGCTGGATGAAGTATCTCGGAACCTGCAAGGAGTATGGAATCAACCATGTGCGCTTTCATTCCTGGTGCCCACCGGAGGCGGCTTTCGTGGCAGCGGACAGTCTGGGAATCTATCTTCAGCCGGAGCTTCCTTTCTGGGGCTCTTTTGATAAGAAGGATGAAAGGCTGATGGCGTTCCTGCATCAGGAAGGCGAGAACATCCTCAGAGAATATGGTCATCATCCTTCTTTCAGAATGATGGCACTGGGTAATGAACTCTGGGGCGACATCGACAAGATGAAGGAGTTTGTGGATGATTTCCGCAAGATTGCGCCCGATAAATACTATACCTTCGGAAGTAATTACTATCTCGGTTATCAGGGAATAAAAGAAGGAATGGATTACTTCACCACTTGCCGCATTGGAGGCGAGGGATGGGGCAAATACAATACTCATACCCGTGGTTCCTTCTCGTTTGCCGATGCCTACGATGGAGGAATGATCAATCATTTCCATCCTAATTCTACGATGAATTTTGATGAGGCTTGCGATAAGGCAGGAATCCCAATCATCTCTCACGAAACAGGCCAGTTTCAGACCTATCCTGATTATCGGGAAATGAAGAAATACACCGGAGTGCTTCATCCTTATAACCTCGAAGTGTTCCGCCGTCGTCTGGCTGCAGCCGGAATGCTCTCGCAGGCAGATGATTTCCACAAGGCTTCGGGCTTATGGAGCGTGAAACTCTATAAAGCCGATATAGAGATGGATTTGAGAACCCGGAATATGGCGGGCTTCCAACTGCTCGACATTCAGGATTATCCCGGTCAGGGAAGTGCTTTCGTAGGCATCCTGGATGCGTTTATGGAGAGTAAGGGAATCACTACACCCGAGGAATGGCGCCAGTGGTGTTCGCCTGTGGTTCCTCTGTTGGAAATGAAGAAGTTCTGTTTCGAGGATGGCGAGAAGATTCAGGCAAAGGTAAAGGTAGCCAATTATGGCGGTTCTTCGCTGAAGGGCAAGAAACTGAAATGGCATCTGGCTGCCGAGAACGGATTGTTCTGTATGGATGATGGAACTTTCAGTACCAAGGATGGTGAAGTGAGAAAGAATATGGGCGACTTGATGGCTGAGGATGAGGGTGTATTGAACATCTTTTCATACGATGAAGGTTTGGTGGATGTGGGTGAACTGAATGGTGTTTTCCACGTGCAGAAACCTACCAAGCTGCTTCTTACATTAAACATTGAAGGAACAGAGGCGAGAAACTCCTACGAACTTTGGGTTTATCCGAAGAAGACGTTGGAAAAGAAGGGCGTCATCATAGCCAAGGATTTGAATCAAGAAGTGGTGAAAGTCTTGGAAAATGGTGGAAAGGTGCTTTGGATGCCTACGGCTTCCAGCCATTTTGTGGCTGCCGATGATACGCTTTCGCAGGCAGATAATGCTACTCCTTATACTGTTGGCGGACTCTTCCAGACCGATTACTGGAACTATCGCATGTTCAAGACCATCTGCGAGAACAACAAGAAGAAGGTTTCTCCAGGAACTCTGGGCATTCTGACGAATCCGGAACATCCGATATTCAAGGGATTCCCTACGGAAATGCACACCAACTGGCAATGGTTCCCGGTTATTAAGGAATCGCATCCGCTGGTGCTTGACAACTTCGCCAAGGATTATCGCCCGATTGTTCAGGTGATAGATAATATTGAGCGGAATCATAAGTTGGGTTTGGTGATGGAATGGAAGGTGGGAGCCGGAAAGCTTCTCGTCTGCATGAGTGATTTGGAAAAGGCTGCCAAATATCCGGAAGGCAAGGCTTTCTATCAGAGTGTAATTGATTATATGCGCTCTGCCGATTTCAATCCATCTGCAGAAATAACGGTGGATGAATTGAAAAAGAAACTCGCCGAGAAGCCTCGTCAGGTTTCATTGAAGGAGCTGAATAATATCTCGCAATATTAG
- a CDS encoding Fic family protein — protein sequence MGAIGLKDRKSFSELYLNAALSEKAIERKYPNTPRHPRQQYRMTELAKTWKEGYEKKNK from the coding sequence ATGGGTGCAATCGGACTAAAGGACAGAAAAAGTTTTAGTGAACTATATTTAAACGCTGCCCTCTCAGAAAAAGCTATTGAAAGGAAATACCCAAACACCCCAAGACATCCACGCCAGCAATATCGAATGACAGAGCTGGCAAAGACTTGGAAAGAAGGGTATGAGAAAAAGAATAAATAA
- a CDS encoding oligosaccharide flippase family protein, with translation MASLKSLAKDTAIYGLSSIIGRFLNYLLVPLYTAKISAASGGYGVITNMYAYTALLLVILTYGMETTFFRFVNKEGENSEKVYHTVLSMVGFTSLLFIALVFLFITPLSEAMGYADHPAYVWTMFVTVAIDAFQCIPFAYLRYKKRPLKFAAFKLLFIGLNIALNLIYYVIMDGHDVGYAFYINLVCTASITFCFYKELKEGFMGEKCSWSECKVLIRKMMGYSWPILVLGIAGILNQTADKILFPYIYEKGDAHAQLGIYGAASKIAMIMAMITQAFRYAYEPFVFGKAKDKDNRQTYASAMKYFVIFTLLAFLVVVGYLDVLRHIIGRDYWDGLKVVPIVMAAEIMMGVYFNLSFWYKLIDKTIWGAYFSGIGCAVLIAINVIFVPIYGYIACAWAGFAGYGTAMLLSYFVGQKKYPINYPVKEIMIYVVLALILFAGMTEANRYFSSGIACLINTVLILIFAAYLVKKDFPLKSLPVVGKFFRK, from the coding sequence ATGGCAAGTTTAAAATCACTCGCAAAGGATACCGCCATCTATGGTTTGAGCAGTATCATCGGCAGATTCCTGAACTATCTGCTTGTACCACTCTATACGGCTAAGATCAGCGCCGCCAGTGGTGGTTATGGTGTCATCACCAATATGTACGCCTATACGGCGTTACTCCTCGTTATCCTGACCTACGGAATGGAGACTACCTTCTTCCGTTTTGTCAACAAGGAGGGAGAAAACTCAGAAAAGGTTTATCACACGGTATTGAGCATGGTGGGCTTCACTTCCCTACTCTTCATCGCCCTGGTATTCCTCTTCATCACGCCTTTGAGCGAAGCGATGGGCTACGCCGACCATCCGGCTTATGTATGGACCATGTTCGTAACCGTGGCTATTGATGCCTTCCAGTGCATTCCGTTCGCTTACCTCAGATACAAGAAGCGCCCATTGAAGTTTGCCGCCTTCAAGTTGCTCTTCATCGGTCTGAACATTGCGCTCAACCTGATTTACTACGTCATCATGGATGGTCACGATGTGGGTTATGCATTCTACATCAACCTGGTTTGCACCGCTTCCATCACCTTCTGTTTCTACAAGGAACTGAAGGAAGGATTCATGGGCGAGAAATGCTCCTGGAGCGAATGCAAGGTACTCATCAGGAAGATGATGGGCTACAGTTGGCCTATCCTCGTACTCGGTATTGCCGGTATTCTGAACCAGACAGCCGATAAGATTCTCTTCCCTTACATCTATGAGAAGGGCGATGCGCATGCACAGCTCGGAATCTACGGAGCAGCCAGCAAGATTGCGATGATCATGGCGATGATTACCCAGGCTTTCCGCTATGCTTACGAGCCGTTCGTATTCGGCAAAGCGAAGGATAAGGACAACCGACAGACTTACGCTTCGGCGATGAAATATTTCGTCATCTTCACCCTCTTGGCTTTCCTGGTGGTGGTAGGCTATCTGGATGTATTGCGCCACATCATCGGTCGCGACTACTGGGATGGTTTGAAGGTAGTGCCTATCGTAATGGCTGCCGAAATCATGATGGGAGTATATTTTAACCTCAGTTTCTGGTACAAGCTCATTGACAAGACCATCTGGGGTGCTTACTTCTCGGGCATCGGTTGTGCGGTATTGATTGCCATCAACGTTATCTTCGTACCTATCTATGGTTACATTGCCTGTGCCTGGGCTGGTTTCGCAGGTTATGGAACAGCCATGCTTCTCTCCTACTTCGTGGGTCAGAAGAAGTATCCTATCAACTATCCGGTGAAGGAGATTATGATTTATGTGGTTCTCGCCCTCATCCTCTTCGCAGGAATGACCGAGGCTAACAGATACTTCTCCAGTGGAATTGCCTGCCTCATCAACACGGTGCTCATCCTCATCTTCGCCGCATATCTCGTGAAGAAGGATTTCCCATTGAAGAGTCTGCCGGTGGTGGGTAAGTTCTTTAGAAAGTAA
- a CDS encoding ATP-binding protein produces the protein MELLKQLSDNLIKRTDTRYLRYMYHQIPWSNRMTALVGPRGVGKTTLLLQYIKLNLQMKDTLYVSAESIYFANHTLFETAMKFSQLGGKHLFIDEIHKYKGWATELKMIYDNLPTLQVVFTGSSVLDIYKGTADLSRRVLVFTMQGLSFREYIGMEKGIDIPVSTLEQIVNNEVVLPEEIEHPLALFNEYLRKGYYPFSKDEGYRMRLNQVVSMTLETDIPQYANYTVMVSRKLKELMQVIADSVPFKPNMSTIATTIKVDRNNLPDYFELMERAGLIAQLHESTGGVRGLGKVEKVYLDNTNLSFALSSSVPDIGNQRETFFFNQMRVNHAVFNSPISDFQIEDKTFEIGGKKKGQKQISEAKEGYVVKDDIETGMGNVIPLWAFGMNY, from the coding sequence ATGGAATTATTGAAGCAACTTTCAGACAATCTTATCAAGCGTACCGATACTCGATACCTACGATATATGTATCATCAGATTCCTTGGTCGAATCGGATGACAGCTCTTGTTGGACCTCGTGGAGTCGGCAAGACAACACTCCTTTTGCAGTATATCAAATTGAATCTTCAGATGAAAGATACTCTCTATGTGAGTGCGGAATCCATCTATTTCGCTAATCATACTCTCTTTGAAACTGCAATGAAGTTTAGCCAACTTGGAGGCAAGCATCTTTTTATCGATGAAATACATAAATATAAGGGATGGGCTACAGAACTTAAGATGATATACGATAATCTGCCAACCTTGCAAGTGGTATTTACCGGTTCTTCTGTGCTTGATATTTATAAAGGTACAGCAGATTTAAGCCGACGAGTACTGGTCTTTACGATGCAAGGCTTGTCTTTTCGTGAATACATCGGTATGGAAAAGGGCATAGACATTCCTGTCTCTACATTGGAACAAATCGTAAATAATGAAGTCGTGTTGCCGGAGGAGATAGAGCATCCGTTGGCATTGTTTAATGAATATCTGCGCAAGGGCTACTATCCTTTTTCAAAGGATGAGGGCTATAGGATGCGACTGAATCAAGTGGTGAGTATGACTTTGGAGACGGATATTCCACAATATGCCAATTATACGGTGATGGTGTCCAGAAAATTGAAGGAATTGATGCAGGTAATAGCTGATAGTGTGCCTTTCAAGCCAAACATGAGTACCATTGCTACAACTATCAAGGTAGATCGCAATAATCTGCCCGATTACTTCGAACTGATGGAGCGTGCAGGTTTGATAGCCCAACTTCACGAGTCCACAGGAGGTGTGCGTGGTTTGGGCAAGGTAGAAAAGGTGTATCTTGATAATACCAACCTCTCCTTTGCTCTCTCTTCTTCGGTGCCTGATATTGGCAATCAACGAGAGACTTTCTTTTTTAATCAGATGCGTGTGAATCATGCTGTCTTCAATTCTCCAATCTCTGATTTCCAGATAGAAGACAAGACTTTTGAGATTGGTGGTAAAAAGAAAGGTCAGAAGCAGATTTCTGAGGCTAAAGAGGGATATGTTGTGAAGGATGATATAGAGACAGGCATGGGCAATGTTATTCCTCTCTGGGCTTTTGGTATGAACTATTAG